A single genomic interval of Rhodanobacteraceae bacterium harbors:
- the efp gene encoding elongation factor P has translation MASYGMNDVKNGLKILVDGDPYTIVDTDFIKPGKGQAFTRIKIRNLKNGRTVERTMKGSDSIEGADVVDTDMQYLYSDGEYWHFMQSETYEQFQADKAAAGDAAQWLREQDMCIVTLWNNSPLSVQPPNFVELKIVECDPGVRGDTAQGGGKPAKLETGAVVRVPLFVENGETVRVDTRSGEYVGRANK, from the coding sequence ATGGCCTCGTATGGCATGAATGATGTCAAGAATGGACTCAAGATTCTGGTGGACGGCGATCCGTACACGATCGTGGACACCGATTTCATCAAGCCCGGCAAGGGCCAGGCCTTCACCCGAATCAAGATTCGCAACCTGAAGAATGGCCGCACGGTCGAGCGCACCATGAAGGGCAGCGACTCGATCGAGGGTGCCGACGTGGTCGATACCGACATGCAGTACCTGTACTCCGATGGCGAATACTGGCACTTCATGCAGTCGGAAACCTACGAACAGTTCCAGGCCGACAAGGCTGCCGCGGGCGACGCCGCCCAGTGGTTGCGCGAGCAGGACATGTGCATCGTGACCCTGTGGAACAACTCGCCGCTGTCGGTGCAGCCGCCGAATTTTGTCGAGCTGAAGATTGTCGAGTGCGATCCGGGCGTGCGCGGCGACACCGCGCAGGGTGGCGGCAAGCCGGCCAAGCTGGAAACCGGTGCCGTCGTCCGCGTGCCCCTGTTCGTGGAGAACGGCGAAACCGTACGCGTGGACACGCGCAGCGGCGAGTACGTCGGCCGCGCCAACAAGTAA
- a CDS encoding HAD-IA family hydrolase has protein sequence MVRAVLFDLDGTLIDTAADLIGTLDDVRVELGLDPCTAALPPAVAARGGRGLLTLGFPDQPELVERLLPRYLQIYAGRLARLSRPYAGIAEVLDQLQTAGIPAAIVTNKPEGLARQLLAELGWTERFAALVGGDTLDRRKPYPEPIWHACQALRLKPEQTVMVGDDERDIAAGRAAGCALNIATAYGYLEMPDQVAGWGADEIVDDPRQLGAALQRCLSLLSHRAH, from the coding sequence ATGGTGAGAGCGGTTCTGTTTGACCTTGATGGCACGCTGATCGACACCGCTGCGGATCTGATCGGTACGCTCGACGATGTGCGCGTCGAGCTTGGCTTGGATCCGTGCACGGCCGCTCTGCCGCCAGCTGTCGCGGCGCGCGGTGGTCGCGGGCTGCTGACGCTGGGTTTCCCCGATCAGCCGGAACTGGTCGAGCGCCTGTTGCCCCGCTATCTGCAGATCTATGCCGGCCGTCTGGCGCGCCTGAGTCGACCCTATGCGGGCATCGCCGAGGTGCTGGATCAGCTGCAGACGGCCGGAATCCCTGCCGCCATCGTGACCAACAAGCCCGAAGGGCTGGCCAGACAACTGCTCGCAGAACTGGGCTGGACCGAGCGCTTCGCCGCCCTGGTGGGCGGCGATACCCTGGATCGGCGCAAGCCGTATCCGGAGCCGATCTGGCATGCCTGCCAAGCACTGCGGCTGAAGCCCGAACAGACCGTCATGGTCGGTGATGACGAGCGCGATATTGCCGCCGGTCGGGCCGCCGGGTGCGCACTCAATATCGCCACGGCCTATGGTTATCTGGAAATGCCGGATCAGGTTGCTGGCTGGGGCGCCGACGAAATTGTCGATGACCCCAGGCAACTCGGTGCAGCGCTGCAGCGCTGCCTGTCGCTGTTGTCGCATCGAGCTCACTGA
- a CDS encoding ParB/RepB/Spo0J family partition protein, producing MSAKKRGLGRGLDALLGDAAQLETPPAESLSTLPIESLQPGKYQPRTGMDPERLAELAASIRAHGVVQPVVVRRISADRYEIIAGERRWRAAQQAGLSEIPVVLRDIPDQAAIAIALIENIQREDLNPLEEAQALKRLIDEFDLTHQDAADAVGRSRAAVSNLLRLLELAPEARKLLEAKRIDMGHARALLTLPTLLQVRLAHQAAEQGWSVRELEAEARKAQTQPKPKAAPRRDANVQSLETELSERLAARVAIQQGPRGRGKLVISYNSLDELDGILAKIR from the coding sequence ATGTCAGCCAAGAAGCGCGGACTCGGCCGCGGACTGGACGCCCTGCTCGGCGACGCCGCGCAGCTGGAAACACCGCCAGCGGAATCGCTGAGCACGCTGCCCATCGAGAGCCTGCAGCCCGGCAAATACCAGCCGCGTACCGGCATGGACCCGGAGCGCCTGGCCGAACTGGCCGCTTCGATCCGCGCCCATGGCGTGGTGCAACCGGTGGTGGTGCGCCGCATCAGCGCCGATCGCTACGAGATCATCGCCGGCGAGCGCCGCTGGCGCGCGGCGCAGCAAGCCGGACTCAGCGAGATTCCGGTGGTGCTGCGCGATATTCCCGATCAAGCCGCGATTGCCATCGCGCTGATCGAGAACATCCAGCGCGAGGATCTGAACCCGCTGGAAGAAGCGCAGGCGCTGAAGCGGCTGATCGATGAATTCGATCTGACTCACCAGGACGCCGCCGACGCTGTCGGCCGCTCGCGCGCCGCGGTCAGCAATCTGTTGCGCCTGCTGGAACTGGCACCAGAAGCGCGCAAGCTGCTCGAAGCCAAACGCATCGACATGGGCCACGCCCGCGCGCTGCTGACGCTGCCCACGCTGTTGCAGGTGCGCCTCGCCCATCAAGCCGCCGAGCAGGGCTGGAGCGTACGCGAGCTGGAAGCCGAGGCCCGCAAGGCCCAGACCCAGCCCAAACCCAAGGCCGCGCCCCGCCGCGACGCCAATGTCCAGAGCCTGGAAACCGAGCTGTCCGAACGCCTCGCCGCGCGCGTAGCCATCCAGCAAGGCCCCCGGGGCCGCGGCAAGCTGGTGATCAGCTACAACAGCCTGGATGAGCTGGACGGGATCCTCGCGAAGATACGCTGA
- the ubiG gene encoding bifunctional 2-polyprenyl-6-hydroxyphenol methylase/3-demethylubiquinol 3-O-methyltransferase UbiG produces the protein MNQNADARELARFDSVAARWWDSDGPFRPLHELNPQRLAFVSERQSLPGAHIVDIGCGGGILSEAMARAGAEVIGLDLAADALDVARLHALEVGIKVDYRLQSVEQLASEMPESQDAVTCLEMLEHVPDPLSVLRACVQLLKPGGRLFLSTLNRTPKAFALGIVGAEYVLGLLPRGTHRYERFLKPSELRRALVDLGLVELEFEGLAYDPFTRQARRSADLSINYLVAAQRPW, from the coding sequence ATGAACCAGAACGCCGATGCCCGCGAGCTGGCCCGTTTCGACAGTGTCGCCGCGCGCTGGTGGGACAGCGACGGCCCCTTCCGGCCGCTGCATGAGCTCAATCCGCAGCGGCTGGCCTTCGTCAGCGAGCGGCAGTCCTTGCCGGGTGCCCATATCGTCGACATTGGCTGCGGCGGCGGCATCCTGAGCGAAGCCATGGCCCGCGCCGGCGCCGAGGTCATCGGCCTGGATCTGGCCGCAGACGCGCTCGACGTGGCCCGCCTGCATGCGCTGGAAGTCGGCATCAAGGTGGACTACCGCTTGCAGTCGGTCGAGCAGCTGGCGTCCGAGATGCCCGAATCCCAGGATGCGGTCACTTGCCTGGAGATGCTCGAACATGTGCCCGATCCGCTGTCGGTGCTGCGCGCCTGCGTGCAGTTGCTGAAGCCCGGCGGGCGCTTGTTCCTGTCGACACTGAACCGCACTCCCAAGGCTTTCGCCCTGGGCATCGTCGGCGCCGAATACGTGCTCGGCCTGCTGCCCCGAGGCACCCATCGCTACGAGCGCTTTCTGAAGCCGTCGGAATTGCGCCGGGCACTGGTGGACCTGGGGCTGGTCGAGCTGGAATTCGAAGGGCTGGCCTACGATCCCTTCACCCGACAGGCACGCCGCAGCGCGGATCTTTCGATCAATTATCTGGTGGCCGCACAGCGCCCATGGTGA
- a CDS encoding DUF481 domain-containing protein → MRKVLFLALLGASTGALAENGWTGAGELGLALSRGNSETESLNAKLGLTLEDEKWKHNVGFAALRQKGQVAETGDLDLTANRYELTGSSAYDLSERSYAIGSLRYENDDFAPYDYQTIVSLGYGWYAIKNDVTEWLFEGGPGYRRVKDSATQRTEGQTVFRGRMNFKHAFNDSTSFENSLLVEAGSDNTFAQNDSGLVVKMNASLALKAGLQFRHNTDVAPGLKKTDSLFTTNLVYSF, encoded by the coding sequence ATGCGCAAGGTATTGTTTCTGGCGCTGTTGGGCGCAAGCACGGGTGCTCTGGCCGAGAACGGCTGGACCGGAGCCGGCGAGTTGGGTCTGGCGCTGTCGCGCGGCAACTCGGAAACCGAAAGCCTCAACGCCAAGCTCGGGCTGACCCTCGAAGACGAAAAGTGGAAGCACAATGTCGGCTTCGCCGCACTGCGGCAAAAGGGCCAGGTGGCCGAGACCGGCGATCTGGACCTGACTGCCAATCGCTACGAGTTGACCGGTTCCAGCGCCTATGACCTCAGCGAACGCAGCTATGCGATCGGCTCGCTGCGCTACGAGAATGACGACTTCGCGCCCTACGACTATCAGACCATCGTGTCGCTGGGCTATGGCTGGTATGCCATCAAGAACGACGTGACCGAGTGGTTGTTCGAAGGTGGTCCGGGCTATCGCCGCGTGAAGGATTCCGCCACCCAGCGTACCGAGGGCCAGACCGTGTTTCGCGGTCGCATGAACTTCAAGCATGCCTTCAACGACAGCACCTCATTCGAGAACTCGCTGCTCGTGGAAGCGGGTTCCGATAATACCTTCGCTCAGAACGACAGCGGTCTGGTGGTCAAGATGAACGCCTCGCTGGCACTCAAGGCCGGCCTGCAGTTTCGCCACAATACCGACGTGGCGCCGGGTCTGAAGAAGACCGATTCGCTGTTCACGACCAATCTCGTTTACAGCTTCTGA
- the rsgA gene encoding ribosome small subunit-dependent GTPase A — protein sequence MHTPAQLELLSRIGFCARRWPDLVIPDDSILARIVEQHRSGYIIHDGCDTHVAKSLPRLRHRVEQASERPCVGDWCIAAVRHGGEWIIEELLPRFSTLVRGAAGETQARQAIAANIDHVLIVTGMDRDFNLRRIERYLTLVSSSDAHPILALTKADKSSEVDELRVAVETIAPGTTVHAINAKSAESCAALAAELLPGQTAVLIGSSGAGKSTLTNTLLGAELQATGTTRERDGRGRHTTVSRALKPLPGGACLIDTPGLREIKLTGDEDLAEAGFDDIEALAASCRFRDCKHEKEPGCAVRTAIEAGELDPGRLSSWSKLGGEISRAGESPIARRERKQHDAAMARALRDVLKKKGRS from the coding sequence ATGCACACACCCGCGCAATTGGAATTGCTGTCCCGGATCGGCTTTTGCGCCAGGCGCTGGCCGGATCTGGTCATTCCCGACGACAGCATCCTGGCGCGTATCGTCGAGCAGCATCGCTCCGGCTACATCATCCATGACGGTTGCGACACCCATGTCGCCAAATCACTGCCGCGTCTGCGCCATCGCGTGGAACAGGCCAGCGAGCGGCCCTGCGTGGGCGACTGGTGCATCGCGGCGGTTCGTCATGGCGGTGAGTGGATCATCGAAGAGCTGTTGCCGCGCTTCTCCACGCTGGTGCGCGGCGCCGCTGGCGAGACCCAGGCGCGTCAGGCCATCGCCGCCAATATCGACCACGTGCTGATCGTCACCGGCATGGATCGCGACTTCAATCTGCGCCGCATCGAGCGCTATCTCACCCTCGTCAGCAGTTCCGACGCGCACCCGATCCTGGCGCTGACCAAGGCCGACAAGAGCAGCGAGGTCGATGAGCTGCGCGTGGCCGTCGAGACTATTGCGCCGGGCACGACGGTGCATGCCATCAATGCCAAATCGGCGGAGAGTTGCGCAGCGCTGGCGGCAGAGCTGTTGCCGGGCCAGACGGCGGTGCTGATCGGATCCTCGGGTGCCGGCAAGAGCACGCTGACCAACACCCTGCTGGGGGCCGAACTGCAAGCCACCGGCACCACGCGCGAGCGCGATGGCCGTGGCCGCCACACCACGGTGTCGCGGGCGCTCAAGCCGCTGCCGGGCGGCGCCTGCCTGATCGACACGCCGGGCCTGCGCGAGATCAAGCTCACCGGCGACGAGGACCTCGCCGAAGCCGGCTTCGACGACATCGAAGCGCTGGCAGCGTCCTGCCGTTTCCGCGACTGCAAGCACGAGAAGGAACCCGGCTGCGCCGTGCGCACTGCCATCGAGGCTGGAGAACTGGACCCAGGCCGCCTGAGCAGCTGGAGCAAGCTCGGCGGCGAGATCAGCCGCGCCGGCGAGAGCCCGATCGCGCGCCGCGAACGCAAACAGCACGACGCCGCCATGGCCCGCGCGCTGCGCGATGTGCTGAAGAAGAAGGGCCGCAGCTGA
- a CDS encoding EAL domain-containing protein, whose translation MGKADKVLRVLLVEDSVEDAEQVISLLRNAGIAVRPNRVEDAEQLKEALESGSTDIVLLSPRAKKLNLTDTAGIVQRSGKDMSLIQLVDSVTQDAVLKAMREGARDIALRTTPDHLQTVVLREFENLSTRRALRRMEAAWRESERRAHSLLGSSRDPIAYVHEGMHVYANKAYLEMFGFEDFDEIEGLAILDLITSGDAEKFRNVLRMQSKGEKPPEKLDVHAKRADGSTFEAIMELSEASIEGEPATQIIFRQQTLGTELAEQLDALKRQDLVTGLYNRQYFMGELDKAIASANSGKIDQAVLYIEIDNYRKVLDQVGVGGADLLLGDVASMLKELIAPPNDLVARFADHTFTAVLSGRPHEACVQMAEQIRKRFEERIFDVGKRSVSLNASVGVCLLTEKVSGSQMVLEKANEACRTAEAEGGNRVATFDPAAQDKADAAKDREWLDTIKNALVKDGFILFYQPIVSLQGHEGEFYEVLLRMQGPKGEIMPGQFLPIAERFGLLPQIDRWVIEHVLQILQERMKQGRLTTFFIKLTPQAIDDGTLLPWLAQQLKNARVPGDRLVFEMPESKVVTHLKQAKFFQKGLEQLKCGFALEQFGSGLNSFQLLKHVGANYVKLDRTFMADLAKSAENQAKIKDLCEQSRAFGRMTVAEFVEDAASMSILFSVGVNFVQGNFLQEPEKVMSYDFG comes from the coding sequence ATGGGAAAAGCCGACAAGGTCCTGCGTGTCCTGCTGGTTGAGGATTCGGTGGAGGATGCCGAGCAGGTCATCAGCTTGCTGCGCAACGCCGGAATCGCCGTGCGCCCCAATCGGGTGGAAGACGCGGAGCAGCTGAAAGAGGCGCTGGAGAGCGGCAGCACCGACATCGTCCTGCTCAGTCCCCGCGCCAAGAAGCTCAACCTGACCGATACCGCCGGCATTGTGCAGCGCAGCGGCAAGGACATGTCGCTGATTCAGCTGGTCGATTCGGTCACCCAGGACGCGGTACTGAAGGCCATGCGCGAAGGCGCGCGCGACATCGCGCTGCGAACCACGCCGGACCATCTGCAGACCGTCGTCCTGCGTGAATTCGAGAACCTCAGTACCCGCCGGGCGCTGCGCCGCATGGAGGCTGCCTGGCGCGAGAGCGAACGTCGAGCCCATTCCCTGCTGGGCAGCTCCAGAGACCCGATTGCCTACGTGCACGAAGGCATGCACGTCTATGCCAACAAGGCCTATCTGGAGATGTTCGGCTTCGAGGACTTCGACGAAATCGAGGGACTGGCCATCCTCGACCTGATCACCAGCGGTGATGCCGAGAAATTCCGCAATGTGCTGCGCATGCAGAGCAAGGGCGAGAAGCCGCCCGAGAAGCTCGATGTGCATGCCAAGCGTGCCGATGGCAGTACCTTCGAGGCCATCATGGAGTTGTCGGAAGCGAGCATTGAGGGCGAGCCCGCCACTCAGATCATTTTCCGCCAGCAAACGCTCGGCACCGAGCTGGCCGAGCAGCTGGATGCGCTGAAGCGTCAGGACCTGGTGACCGGTCTCTACAACCGCCAGTACTTCATGGGCGAACTGGACAAGGCAATCGCCTCGGCCAACAGCGGCAAGATTGACCAGGCCGTGCTTTACATCGAGATCGACAACTACCGCAAGGTACTCGATCAAGTGGGCGTCGGTGGTGCCGATCTCTTGCTGGGCGACGTCGCGAGCATGCTCAAGGAGCTGATTGCGCCGCCCAACGATCTGGTCGCCCGCTTTGCCGACCATACTTTTACCGCCGTGTTGTCGGGCCGCCCTCACGAAGCCTGCGTGCAGATGGCCGAACAGATTCGCAAGCGCTTCGAAGAACGCATCTTCGACGTGGGCAAGCGCTCGGTGAGTCTCAATGCCAGTGTGGGCGTATGCCTGCTGACCGAGAAGGTTTCCGGCTCGCAGATGGTGCTGGAGAAGGCCAATGAAGCCTGTCGCACGGCCGAGGCGGAGGGCGGCAACCGCGTTGCCACTTTCGATCCGGCCGCCCAGGACAAGGCCGACGCGGCCAAGGACCGCGAGTGGCTGGACACCATCAAGAACGCTCTGGTGAAGGACGGTTTCATTCTGTTCTATCAGCCCATCGTCTCGCTGCAGGGCCACGAGGGTGAGTTCTATGAGGTACTGCTGCGCATGCAAGGGCCCAAGGGCGAGATCATGCCCGGACAGTTCCTGCCCATCGCCGAGCGCTTCGGACTGCTGCCGCAGATCGACCGCTGGGTCATCGAGCACGTGCTGCAGATCCTGCAGGAACGCATGAAACAGGGTCGTTTGACCACTTTCTTCATCAAGCTCACGCCGCAAGCCATCGACGACGGCACGCTGCTGCCCTGGCTCGCACAACAGCTGAAGAACGCCCGGGTGCCCGGTGACCGCCTGGTCTTCGAGATGCCCGAAAGCAAGGTCGTGACCCATCTGAAGCAGGCCAAGTTCTTCCAGAAGGGTCTGGAACAGCTCAAGTGCGGCTTTGCGCTGGAGCAGTTCGGCAGCGGCCTCAACTCCTTCCAGTTGCTGAAGCATGTCGGCGCCAACTACGTGAAGCTGGATCGCACCTTCATGGCTGACCTTGCCAAGAGCGCCGAAAATCAGGCCAAGATCAAGGACCTTTGCGAGCAATCACGGGCTTTCGGACGCATGACCGTGGCCGAGTTCGTCGAAGACGCTGCCAGCATGTCCATCCTGTTCTCGGTGGGCGTCAACTTCGTCCAGGGCAATTTCCTGCAGGAACCCGAGAAGGTGATGTCCTACGACTTCGGCTGA
- a CDS encoding ParA family protein: MAKIIAVTNQKGGVGKTTTCVNLAAALAEARRRVLLIDFDPQGHATMGSGIPKKESKPSGCEVLLHEVPIEQAIRRVEAGYDLLPGNGDLTAAEVRLMPAPGREMRLKQLLAPIRSKYHYVLIDCPPSLGVLTLNALTAADSVLIPIQCEFYALDGLTALLDTIKAVKASVNPALQIEGLLRTMFDVRNNLGNEVSGQLLKHFGDKVFRTIVPRNVRVAEAPSHGQPITQYDRDSRGAVAYLGLAGEILRHEREQAAQRAGTQG; this comes from the coding sequence ATGGCCAAGATCATCGCAGTCACCAATCAGAAGGGCGGAGTCGGCAAGACCACCACCTGTGTCAACCTCGCAGCGGCGCTGGCCGAGGCGCGGCGGCGCGTGCTGCTGATCGATTTCGACCCGCAGGGCCATGCCACCATGGGTTCGGGCATCCCCAAGAAGGAATCCAAGCCCTCCGGTTGCGAGGTGTTGCTGCACGAGGTGCCGATCGAGCAGGCCATCCGCCGCGTCGAGGCCGGCTACGATCTGCTGCCTGGCAACGGCGACCTGACCGCGGCCGAAGTGCGGCTGATGCCGGCGCCCGGTCGGGAGATGCGCCTGAAGCAATTGCTGGCTCCGATCCGCAGCAAGTATCACTATGTGCTGATCGATTGCCCGCCCTCGCTCGGCGTGCTGACGCTGAACGCGCTGACCGCTGCCGACAGCGTACTGATCCCGATCCAGTGCGAGTTTTATGCGCTTGATGGTCTGACCGCGCTGCTAGACACCATCAAGGCGGTCAAGGCCAGCGTCAATCCGGCCTTGCAGATCGAAGGCCTGTTGCGCACCATGTTCGACGTGCGCAACAACCTCGGCAATGAAGTCTCAGGGCAACTGCTCAAGCATTTCGGCGACAAGGTCTTCCGCACCATCGTGCCGCGCAATGTGCGCGTGGCCGAAGCGCCGAGTCATGGGCAACCCATCACCCAATACGATCGCGATTCGCGTGGCGCCGTGGCCTACCTCGGCCTGGCCGGAGAAATCCTGCGCCACGAACGCGAACAGGCGGCGCAACGCGCCGGAACCCAAGGATAA
- the epmB gene encoding EF-P beta-lysylation protein EpmB, with protein sequence MIPASALFPPETRALSLRPWKLLLREAFRDGDQLLAFLGLSRADLALSESAAFPVLVPRGFAERMRHGDAADPLLRQVIPLAEEDQPATGFVSDPVGDLTRTRGPGLIHKYPHRVLLIATGSCAVHCRYCFRRHFPYAEELAAREQWRDALAQIGADDSIHEVILSGGDPLSLATAKLQELTDALRAFKHLRRFRLHTRWPIALPERVDAELLQWLSGLPWPLTIVLHANHAREFDGSVHAALRRLRSAGAVLLNQSVLLRGVNDTAPALRELSETLADGGVTPYYLHLLDRVAGAAHFEVDLREARALIRALRAELPGYLVPRLAREVPGRSSKTVLA encoded by the coding sequence ATGATACCTGCTAGCGCCTTGTTCCCACCAGAAACGCGGGCGTTGTCCTTGCGGCCCTGGAAACTGTTGCTGCGCGAGGCTTTTCGCGATGGCGACCAGCTGCTGGCCTTTCTTGGCCTGTCGCGGGCCGATCTGGCGCTGAGCGAGTCCGCTGCCTTTCCGGTGCTGGTGCCGCGCGGCTTTGCCGAACGCATGCGCCATGGCGACGCAGCCGATCCGCTGCTGCGCCAGGTCATCCCGCTGGCGGAAGAGGACCAGCCAGCCACCGGATTCGTCAGCGATCCGGTGGGCGACCTGACCCGTACCCGCGGCCCGGGGCTGATCCACAAATATCCGCACCGGGTACTGTTGATCGCCACCGGCAGCTGCGCGGTGCATTGCCGCTACTGCTTCAGGCGCCACTTCCCCTATGCCGAAGAACTGGCTGCACGTGAGCAGTGGCGCGACGCCCTGGCCCAGATCGGCGCCGATGACAGCATCCACGAAGTCATCCTGAGCGGCGGCGATCCACTCTCGCTGGCTACGGCCAAGCTTCAGGAACTCACCGACGCACTGCGCGCATTCAAGCACTTGCGCCGTTTCCGGCTGCACACCCGCTGGCCGATCGCGCTGCCGGAACGGGTGGACGCGGAATTGCTGCAATGGCTGTCCGGGCTGCCGTGGCCGCTGACCATCGTGCTGCACGCCAATCACGCCCGGGAGTTCGATGGCAGTGTTCATGCCGCGTTGCGGCGATTGCGCAGTGCCGGGGCGGTACTGCTGAACCAGTCGGTCTTGCTGCGGGGCGTCAACGACACGGCGCCGGCGCTGCGTGAACTCAGCGAGACGCTGGCCGATGGCGGCGTGACCCCGTACTACCTGCATCTGCTCGATCGGGTCGCAGGCGCGGCGCATTTCGAGGTCGATCTGCGCGAAGCTCGGGCGCTGATCCGGGCCTTGCGCGCCGAACTGCCGGGCTATCTGGTGCCACGACTGGCGCGTGAAGTCCCCGGACGAAGCAGCAAGACCGTGCTTGCCTGA
- a CDS encoding TRZ/ATZ family hydrolase, whose amino-acid sequence MQVIDHLIEARWVVPVQPKGVVLEEHAVAIDGGDIVGLMTIDQARGQYQPRERTVLDQHVLMPGLVNAHCHAAMSLMRGIADDLPLMTWLNEHIWPAEGALVSAAFVADGVELAVAEMLAGGITAVNDMYFFPDVAAEVYRRLGMRAAVGLIVLEFPTPYARNADEYLAKGLVLADQLKGDPLVHACFAPHAPYTVSDDSFKRIRTYADQLGLRVHVHVHETAFEVEESRKLHNERPLARLKRLGFIGPDLTAVHMTQLTPGEIEEIARHGVIVAHCPESNLKLASGFCPVGDLLKAGVGLAIGTDGVASNNDLDLFGEMRTAALLAKGVSADPAVMDAATALEAATLGGARAIGLEDRIGSIELGKAADLVAVDFNRLHLAPVFNPLSHLVYAASRHDVSDVWVAGQRRVRAGQLLGVDREALMATAARWALKAQAAVRAGQAKSA is encoded by the coding sequence ATGCAGGTCATTGACCATCTGATCGAAGCGCGCTGGGTGGTGCCGGTGCAGCCCAAGGGCGTGGTCCTGGAAGAGCACGCCGTGGCCATCGACGGTGGCGATATCGTCGGTCTGATGACGATCGATCAGGCCCGTGGCCAGTATCAGCCGCGCGAGCGCACCGTACTCGATCAGCATGTGCTGATGCCGGGGCTGGTGAACGCCCATTGTCATGCGGCGATGAGCCTGATGCGCGGCATTGCCGATGATCTGCCGCTGATGACCTGGCTCAACGAGCACATCTGGCCGGCCGAGGGCGCGCTGGTATCGGCCGCCTTCGTGGCCGATGGCGTCGAGTTGGCCGTGGCCGAGATGCTGGCCGGCGGCATCACCGCGGTCAACGACATGTACTTCTTCCCGGACGTGGCCGCCGAGGTCTACAGACGCCTGGGGATGCGCGCCGCTGTCGGCCTTATCGTGCTGGAATTCCCCACGCCCTATGCGCGCAACGCCGACGAATACCTCGCCAAAGGCCTGGTGCTGGCCGATCAGCTCAAGGGCGACCCGCTGGTGCATGCCTGTTTTGCCCCGCATGCGCCGTATACGGTCTCGGACGACAGCTTCAAGCGCATTCGTACCTACGCCGATCAGCTGGGTCTGCGCGTGCACGTGCATGTGCACGAGACCGCCTTCGAGGTGGAGGAGTCGCGCAAGCTCCACAATGAGCGACCCTTGGCGCGACTGAAGCGCCTCGGCTTCATCGGGCCGGATCTGACTGCGGTGCACATGACCCAGCTGACGCCGGGCGAGATCGAAGAGATCGCCCGGCATGGCGTGATCGTGGCCCATTGTCCGGAATCCAATCTCAAGCTTGCCAGCGGCTTCTGCCCGGTCGGCGATCTGCTGAAGGCCGGCGTCGGCCTCGCCATTGGTACTGATGGCGTCGCCAGCAACAACGATCTGGATCTGTTCGGCGAAATGCGCACCGCGGCCTTGCTGGCCAAGGGCGTGTCAGCGGATCCGGCGGTCATGGACGCGGCGACGGCGCTGGAGGCGGCGACGCTGGGCGGCGCCCGGGCCATCGGCCTGGAAGATCGCATCGGCAGCATCGAGCTCGGCAAGGCGGCGGACCTGGTCGCAGTCGATTTCAACCGGCTGCATCTGGCGCCGGTCTTCAATCCACTGTCGCATCTGGTGTACGCGGCATCGCGACACGACGTCAGCGACGTCTGGGTGGCCGGACAGCGGCGCGTGCGCGCCGGGCAGTTGCTCGGAGTGGATCGCGAGGCGCTCATGGCCACGGCCGCCCGCTGGGCGCTGAAGGCACAGGCAGCTGTGCGCGCCGGGCAGGCAAAGAGCGCATGA
- a CDS encoding DUF937 domain-containing protein, with product MSALDAMLSQLNPQTIQQMAGQLGASPEQTQSAIQAALPMLMGAMQRNAASPDGAQALFGAVKRDHQGVDLGGLLGGLLGGGGGTNAGGGMGGLLGAVMGMMGGGQQAQAAPQRSPLENGVAILGHVFGQQQPRAAAGVAKASGLDMGSAAQLLAMLAPMLMGALGQQTQAKGLDAGGLAGMLGNDVERATGGNAGGLQSMLGSMLDTDGDGDVDAADLLKHGSGLLSSFMRR from the coding sequence ATGAGCGCACTAGACGCGATGCTGAGTCAGCTCAATCCGCAGACGATTCAACAGATGGCCGGGCAATTGGGTGCCAGTCCGGAACAGACGCAGAGCGCCATCCAGGCTGCCTTGCCCATGCTGATGGGCGCGATGCAGCGCAATGCCGCGAGTCCGGATGGTGCCCAGGCCCTGTTTGGCGCGGTCAAGCGCGACCACCAGGGCGTGGATCTGGGGGGGCTGTTGGGTGGATTGCTCGGTGGTGGCGGCGGTACCAACGCCGGTGGAGGAATGGGCGGCCTGCTGGGGGCTGTGATGGGCATGATGGGTGGCGGTCAGCAAGCGCAAGCGGCACCGCAACGCTCGCCGCTGGAAAATGGTGTCGCGATTCTGGGTCATGTCTTCGGTCAGCAGCAGCCACGCGCTGCAGCGGGCGTCGCCAAGGCATCAGGCCTGGACATGGGCTCCGCAGCGCAGTTGCTGGCGATGTTGGCTCCGATGTTGATGGGCGCGCTGGGGCAGCAGACCCAAGCCAAGGGACTGGATGCGGGTGGCCTGGCCGGCATGTTGGGCAACGACGTGGAGCGCGCCACGGGTGGCAACGCGGGAGGTTTGCAGTCGATGCTGGGCAGCATGCTGGATACCGATGGCGACGGCGATGTCGATGCAGCCGACCTGCTCAAACACGGCAGCGGATTGCTGAGTTCCTTCATGCGACGCTGA